One segment of Carya illinoinensis cultivar Pawnee chromosome 1, C.illinoinensisPawnee_v1, whole genome shotgun sequence DNA contains the following:
- the LOC122302561 gene encoding uncharacterized protein LOC122302561, with protein MSLVTAEMKAKAEVYHGDEPCREKFMLLLSEMGLPDGLLILEDIEECGYVKEIGFVWLKHKQKREYRFDNFLVRYDTVVTAYFEPNKIKKLTGVKAKEFWIWITLSEIYVKDPPARLITFKTPAGLSKSFPISVFIGGEEN; from the coding sequence ATGTCTCTGGTGACAGCAGAGATGAAGGCGAAAGCCGAGGTATATCACGGGGATGAACCTTGCAGAGAGAAGTTCATGCTGCTGCTGTCAGAAATGGGGTTGCCGGATGGTCTGCTAATCTTAGAAGACATAGAGGAGTGCGGTTACGTGAAAGAAATCGGTTTTGTGTGGCTGAAACACAAACAGAAGAGAGAATACAGATTCGACAACTTCCTCGTCCGCTACGACACCGTTGTCACTGCCTACTTCGAGCCCAACAAGATCAAGAAGCTGACTGGTGTCAAGGCCAAGGAGTTTTGGATTTGGATTACTTTGAGTGAGATTTATGTAAAGGATCCTCCTGCAAGGTTGATCACTTTCAAGACTCCAGCAGGTTTGTCCAAGTCTTTTCCAATATCGGTGTTCATCGGAGGAGAGGAAAATTGA